Within the Malus sylvestris chromosome 4, drMalSylv7.2, whole genome shotgun sequence genome, the region GCaactgtttttctttttggagtGAAGAAAACGGTGGGGAAAGTTCTACCAGagcataaaaacaaaatgaattcTAAACAAAGTTTGCTATTTCCATGCTTGTTTGTGCAATTCTTAGTTTGCCTTATTTAGCTAATAATACACAACCCTATCTAACTTTAGCTTCCTTCCTAGCAAAATGAAAACTGTGGCCCGGAATAGCAGAAACAAGAGTGGAAAGAGCACATCTATAATTACATAATATTAAAAAGAATTTGCTTGTATTTATAgcaattaattaactaaactaGATCAATTACTCAATTAATAATATGGTACTCAAATATATCAttggtgatggtgatgatgatgtcaTCAAGGGCACTGTGCATTTCTCCCAGGGCCACCATAGTAGAAGTGAGTGCCCCATTCGTTGTTGTAGGAGCTCTTGATGTTGTAGCAATTGGTGTTTTCAGCCAAAGTTGACACATCCCGGACCGAGCTGAGGCTGTTGTCCGAGTCCACAATCTCTAGGTTTCGAAAATAGCTTGCTTTCCCAAAACCGTCTTCAGCGAAATGACCCGAACCCATTTGGGTGGCGGTGTGCTCGCCGTTGGCCCTCGAGTTCACAATCTCGCCGCCCCATTCCACCATAGTTGCCTTGTCCGCCAAGTGTGTAAATAGCTCTGCTGGCCAGTACCCTACCAGGGTATTGTCTCCAAATCCCATCCACCAATTTCCTAGCTTTGGATCCTATAATTAAACATACACATGCATTCATTAACCAAATTGTTCCTCCACCTTAATTAATTTGTATGTTAATATTGGATGATTTGAATTACCTTCCATATGAGAATGGTGACATCGTATTGGTTGCTGGCATAGGATGAGACTGGGGAAATGGCAGCTCCAATGGCTATCCTGCTGTTTGTTTGGATAAATCCGGAACACAAAAGATTGTAGCACCCAGTCGCTTGATATGAATCTGTctgtattttttattaaataaataaaatagaagatTAGACGATATTACTTCTTCGTATTCTTTGAAGTATACTTAAGTTATCgaataattaaacaaaataatatatgaATATTCATTGACATTGAAGCCTCTTAACAATATTAAAGAATTAAATGGAGCCCATATTGCCAAATGATACAAAGAGCAATATCCAAATATCTGTATCTTTATTGTTGACTAACATGCATGCATATAGATTTTCAAAGCTCTAAACCCATGCCCTAGAACTAGAATTTGCACAAAAAATGTGTAGTACTTTTTAACTAGACTTAATAAAATTCTACTCTAGCTACCTCTAGAATAGGGTGttattgaatgaaattggaAAAATGTGTGTTAGAACTTAGAACCAATTTCTTCATTTCCCAATAATGTCCTAAATGAAGACTTTCACATTACTACCTACTCAACGATTTTTCAATATGCCGGTACACCAAGTGTTATCAAACAATTGGTTGAAATATTATTCTTTTCCAAGTAGCCAACCATCTTTATTATTATAGTTGTTGTACCGGGTTGGGTTCCCGGCACATTGAAGAATCTCTCCTACTCAACATAGgtgtcacaaaaaaaaaatagttgtcataaaatcttttatttattctttaaataacaaaaacctACTCAACATAGTTTTCTATGTAGAGAGATCTCTACAATATTATGGTAGAGGAGAGGTGTGGCCGCCCAATCATTTTTATTAAGGGCTCCTTTGTGAAGAGAGGCACCTCCATGTACTTCTCCATGACAAGTGTTTCTAAATAAATATCGGTTAAAATGATTTATATAAAAACTGCTTCTTCCCAAAAGTGATTCCGGCCTTCCTGAAATTACTATCAAaatattcataagtaattgTCTGTCAACCATGTTGTTTAGTACTCAAATTAATTTGATGAATATATATAAAAGGCTTATCACTTGTGCAATGTGATTAAAGTGTAACAAGTAATTTCTTAGTACGTAATAAGTATTTACAGTTTGACATATAGTAATAAATACTTTATTAAAATTACACAAAGAAAAGCTTTTGTATGCATGACAAATTATGATTTACACAAAGATTTGAGTATGGAAAATCActaatcattttattttttaggaaaatAATCATGGCAAATATATGCACCTAATTTGTAAGAGAGAAAGGCATAGAATCTGACCGTCCAGTAAGTGAACAATCTAGGTCTGCTGTCACCATAGAGCTCCGGACTGACCTGACTAGTGGAACAATCAAGGCTTCAGGAAATCGaaattcaactaataccatattCAAAGTAGATAATAgtagtattaaaaaaattaatcctCTTAATTAGAGGTGATTTAGTAATTAGACCTAATTAAATGTACAAAtaagtaataaaaatataataaataaaatggaagaAGAACCTACCTGCCATCCAGCTTCTATGCTATTGAGATCTGTGCCGTCGAACGACCCGGAAAGAACCCAAATCTGTGAGAGACTGAACTCGTTTACTTGTTCGATCGAAGGGGTCCAAACATTGATTGTCGCCCTAGCGCCATACAACTCTTGGGATATTCCAGTGTACGCGATTGCATGCTACATAATTTTCAATCATACAACATAATCTCAGTTAAATAATCAATTAATGACCATTTACTTGGAATTAGAAAATCTGTATTTTCTATgtcattttta harbors:
- the LOC126618566 gene encoding uncharacterized protein LOC126618566 — its product is MGTTTTLGGRNKREKHLSPVLLLKHFFLISIFFQNFSLSVEAAYSGKLKYTRHNKQVSSLRLERIEKHLNKINKPAVMTIQSPDGDIIDCVHKRKQPALDHPLLKNHKIQRKAPERPKAVVTKKMKQNNDDELDGIKDNNNVINATANQGGGGGVIKGAWVLQQMWHRNGTRCPRGTVPIRRSTMDDVLRAKSLFDFGKKQHRTSFNINNKNITADLASRRVDAPDVVSGNGHEHAIAYTGISQELYGARATINVWTPSIEQVNEFSLSQIWVLSGSFDGTDLNSIEAGWQVSPELYGDSRPRLFTYWTTDSYQATGCYNLLCSGFIQTNSRIAIGAAISPVSSYASNQYDVTILIWKDPKLGNWWMGFGDNTLVGYWPAELFTHLADKATMVEWGGEIVNSRANGEHTATQMGSGHFAEDGFGKASYFRNLEIVDSDNSLSSVRDVSTLAENTNCYNIKSSYNNEWGTHFYYGGPGRNAQCP